From Candidatus Binatia bacterium, the proteins below share one genomic window:
- a CDS encoding glycosyltransferase: MSARRRILYIQYAPSGGFPPLMHSSRMLAERGWEVKFVCAGSYGTEGLDIEPTAGISVSQLPNAGSGWRQRTGYLRFCQHAIATGIRWRPDWVYASDLLSTPPVLLLSGSRVMPVAYHEHDAPRTDGMGALTRLCMRARRRVARAARFCIVPNSERAALLAAETGSRAVVVVWNCPRRSEVGGVRAPSDGGPLTAYYHGSVNRLLVPESLLVALGDLGERVRLRIVGYETIGARGYLDRLRTLARKIGVGDRVELRPATTRSGLWAASRSADVGFACMPMTTTDVNHRHMVGASNKVFDYLAQGMALLVSDLSDWRAAFVEAGLARPCNPDDPASIGAALSWFASNREEVRAMGERGRQRVLDEWNYERQFAPVLAALVGA, translated from the coding sequence ATGTCCGCTCGTCGTCGCATCCTCTACATACAGTACGCGCCTTCCGGTGGGTTTCCGCCGCTGATGCACAGCTCGCGCATGCTGGCCGAGCGTGGCTGGGAAGTGAAATTCGTCTGTGCGGGTTCTTACGGCACGGAAGGCCTGGATATCGAACCTACTGCGGGCATCAGTGTCAGCCAGTTGCCCAACGCCGGTAGCGGTTGGAGGCAGCGAACCGGGTATCTGCGTTTCTGTCAGCACGCGATTGCCACCGGGATACGCTGGCGTCCGGACTGGGTATACGCCTCGGACCTCCTTTCGACGCCGCCGGTGCTGCTGTTGAGTGGGAGCCGCGTTATGCCGGTCGCGTACCATGAACACGACGCGCCGCGGACGGATGGGATGGGTGCGCTGACCAGGTTGTGTATGCGCGCGCGCCGGCGGGTGGCGCGCGCGGCCAGGTTCTGCATCGTTCCGAACAGCGAGCGCGCCGCGTTGCTGGCGGCCGAGACCGGGAGCCGCGCCGTGGTGGTGGTCTGGAATTGTCCCCGGCGTTCCGAGGTGGGCGGGGTGCGCGCTCCGAGCGACGGCGGCCCTTTGACCGCCTACTATCACGGCAGCGTTAATCGTCTGCTGGTACCGGAGAGTTTGCTGGTAGCTCTGGGCGATCTGGGAGAGCGCGTGCGCCTGCGGATCGTCGGTTACGAAACCATCGGGGCTCGCGGGTATCTGGATCGGCTGAGAACGTTGGCGCGCAAGATCGGAGTTGGCGACCGCGTCGAGCTACGTCCGGCGACCACCCGCTCGGGATTGTGGGCGGCCAGTCGTTCGGCTGACGTGGGATTCGCTTGCATGCCGATGACGACCACCGACGTTAACCATCGCCACATGGTTGGGGCATCCAACAAGGTCTTCGATTATCTGGCGCAGGGTATGGCATTGCTGGTATCGGATTTGTCCGACTGGCGAGCGGCTTTCGTGGAGGCGGGCCTGGCCAGACCCTGCAACCCGGACGACCCGGCGAGCATTGGTGCCGCATTGAGCTGGTTCGCCAGCAACCGGGAAGAGGTGCGCGCCATGGGCGAGCGAGGTCGGCAACGGGTACTCGACGAATGGAACTACGAGCGTCAGTTCGCACCGGTGTTGGCCGCGCTGGTCGGCGCCTGA
- a CDS encoding NAD-dependent epimerase/dehydratase family protein has translation MHAFVSGCAGFVGSELTRQLLAAGYDVTGLDNTSRGTERHMADFFGRPSFWFVRGDVRRADDVAAAFAAGRPELVFHLAARHFIPECVADPAGTYEINLVGTQRVWEAAKASGVRRFLLVSTGDVYRPAREPHRETDAVAPFNAYGLSKWMAEQAVHLDRMPGVPRRVVVRLFNVYGPGETNPHLIPEIVKQVQAGVRRLELGNLWPVRDYVFVRDVAAAFRRLLEVDDPPDVVNVGTGGGWTVEELVAALREATGLPLEATSVPEKCRTVERDVLRPDVTRLTGCVGRPATSLIEGLRETFVAGLPVA, from the coding sequence ATGCACGCATTCGTTTCAGGTTGTGCCGGTTTTGTCGGTTCCGAGTTGACGCGGCAGTTGTTGGCTGCCGGGTATGACGTTACCGGCCTCGACAACACCTCGCGGGGGACGGAGCGACACATGGCGGACTTTTTCGGTCGCCCGTCGTTTTGGTTCGTTCGCGGCGACGTGCGCCGTGCCGATGACGTGGCGGCGGCGTTTGCCGCCGGCCGGCCCGAGTTGGTTTTTCACCTGGCGGCGCGGCACTTCATTCCGGAATGCGTCGCCGATCCGGCGGGAACGTACGAGATCAATCTCGTCGGCACGCAAAGAGTGTGGGAGGCGGCGAAGGCATCCGGGGTGCGCCGATTCCTGCTGGTGTCTACCGGCGACGTTTACAGGCCGGCGCGGGAGCCGCACCGGGAAACCGATGCGGTGGCGCCGTTCAATGCCTACGGGCTCTCGAAGTGGATGGCCGAGCAAGCGGTGCATCTCGACCGTATGCCGGGCGTGCCGCGGCGCGTCGTCGTGCGGCTGTTCAATGTCTATGGCCCGGGCGAGACGAATCCGCACCTGATTCCGGAGATCGTCAAGCAGGTGCAGGCGGGGGTGCGGCGGTTGGAGCTGGGTAACCTGTGGCCGGTCCGCGACTACGTCTTCGTGCGCGACGTCGCGGCGGCTTTCCGCCGTCTGCTCGAAGTGGACGACCCGCCGGACGTAGTCAACGTCGGCACCGGCGGCGGGTGGACGGTTGAGGAGCTGGTGGCGGCACTGAGGGAGGCCACTGGCCTGCCGCTCGAGGCGACCAGCGTGCCGGAGAAGTGTCGCACGGTGGAGCGTGACGTGTTGCGTCCCGATGTGACCCGGCTGACCGGGTGTGTGGGCCGGCCGGCGACGTCGTTGATCGAAGGCCTGCGCGAGACGTTTGTGGCCGGGCTGCCCGTCGCTTAG
- a CDS encoding class I SAM-dependent methyltransferase — MSMISAREHELREVGAGGLLSVVDAYRKEASERLDPGHRAQMGQFLTPTPIATFMAAMFGCSKSEVRIVDPGAGVGALGAALVVALCQLPRRPVKIALTAYEIDPLLAGYLRETLDLCRVGCEESGVVFQARLVDNDFLEAGTKALAGDLFAKGEQERFDFAILNPPYRKIRTESRERSLLRSVGLETTNLYTGFVAVAARLLVPGGEMVAITPRSFCNGPYFEPFRRYFLRDMRFRRVHVFDARDTAFADDKVLQENVVFHAVKNTEDGAAVVVSASAEPGGADLRMRRIKHDELIRPSDRHAVMHVVADKDGESTRDQISRLEGAIANLGFTVSTGRVVDFRARDLLRSQPGKNTVPLIHPCHFKQGFVEWPNGNTRKPNALALGPRAHELVVPEGHYVLTRRFSAKEERRRIVAAVYDPMRVNAPQVAFENHLNYFHARGAGLPATLAKGLAAYLNSSLVDAYFRQFSGHTQVNASDLRSLPYPTRSALVDLGRRIGKCFPGQEELDRLVDEILFRRTSSTSTASAFWDHMSDEARRRTASDRLQRTARG; from the coding sequence ATGAGCATGATCAGCGCACGAGAGCACGAGCTTCGGGAGGTAGGCGCCGGTGGGCTGCTGTCGGTAGTCGACGCGTACCGCAAGGAGGCCTCCGAGCGCTTGGACCCAGGACACCGTGCTCAGATGGGACAATTCCTCACGCCCACACCGATCGCAACCTTCATGGCGGCCATGTTCGGCTGCAGCAAGTCCGAAGTTCGCATCGTAGACCCCGGTGCCGGGGTCGGCGCGCTGGGCGCAGCCCTGGTCGTCGCGCTGTGCCAACTGCCCAGGCGCCCAGTTAAGATCGCTCTCACGGCTTACGAGATCGATCCGCTGCTTGCCGGCTATTTACGCGAGACACTGGATCTCTGCCGGGTCGGATGCGAGGAATCTGGCGTTGTCTTTCAGGCCCGGCTTGTAGACAACGACTTTCTTGAGGCAGGTACGAAGGCTCTCGCCGGTGATCTTTTTGCAAAGGGAGAACAGGAGCGATTCGACTTCGCCATCCTCAACCCGCCCTACCGCAAGATCCGCACGGAGTCCCGGGAGCGCTCGCTCCTTCGTTCCGTAGGGCTGGAGACGACAAACCTGTACACGGGCTTCGTGGCGGTTGCGGCGCGACTGCTGGTTCCGGGCGGAGAGATGGTCGCCATCACCCCGAGGAGCTTCTGCAACGGTCCGTACTTCGAGCCGTTTCGCCGCTACTTCTTGCGAGACATGCGTTTCCGTCGCGTACACGTATTCGACGCGCGCGATACAGCCTTCGCGGACGACAAGGTCCTACAAGAAAACGTGGTCTTTCACGCCGTGAAGAACACCGAAGACGGCGCCGCCGTCGTGGTCTCCGCGAGCGCTGAGCCGGGTGGCGCCGACCTGCGCATGCGACGGATCAAGCACGACGAGCTTATTCGGCCGAGCGATCGCCACGCTGTCATGCACGTCGTCGCGGACAAAGACGGCGAGTCGACCCGTGATCAGATCAGCAGGCTGGAAGGGGCAATTGCCAACCTCGGATTCACGGTGTCCACGGGGCGGGTTGTCGATTTCCGAGCCCGCGACCTACTTCGCTCCCAACCGGGAAAGAACACGGTGCCGCTCATCCACCCCTGTCACTTCAAGCAGGGTTTCGTCGAATGGCCGAATGGCAATACACGCAAGCCGAACGCGCTCGCTCTCGGGCCAAGGGCGCACGAACTGGTGGTCCCGGAAGGCCATTACGTATTGACGAGGCGATTCTCGGCGAAGGAGGAACGGAGGCGCATTGTTGCGGCCGTCTACGACCCGATGCGTGTCAACGCACCACAGGTCGCTTTCGAGAACCACTTGAACTACTTCCATGCGCGCGGCGCCGGTCTCCCGGCAACCCTCGCTAAGGGGCTCGCAGCGTACCTGAACTCGTCGCTCGTAGACGCATATTTCAGGCAGTTCAGCGGTCACACGCAGGTCAACGCCTCCGATTTGCGGTCACTGCCCTATCCCACACGTTCTGCTCTCGTCGATCTCGGGCGCCGGATTGGGAAGTGTTTTCCTGGGCAGGAAGAGCTTGATCGCCTCGTTGACGAGATCCTCTTCCGTCGCACATCATCCACTTCAACGGCGAGCGCTTTCTGGGACCATATGAGTGACGAGGCCCGCCGCCGGACCGCTAGCGACCGGTTGCAGCGGACGGCCCGCGGCTGA
- a CDS encoding glycosyltransferase has product MAGLGCRLTVLAVRLPAANGAGMAYFEGAPIDFRFFGPPAPRPLLERKLRSLWRSGWELAQSDFGRAARAEVGRNYDAILAEMPETARAVEDDSRTLLSLHHFRFMDLARAGDDNRDDRRRERVQARRAELSTARRVGRIRATSSRLERFCREHGVRAPIDVVPICVDPALYEPVSPPAVPTVGVLGSMFWAPSRNAARHFVERLAPRIRAAVPGVRFVVGGWQAQRFVGPFVRDADVEILDSFPDPRAAFARLSVLLYAPPVGTGMKVKVLEAMAFGVPCVVNSEGFEGLDADPDPAVRLGDTDDDLVAHTVELLRDPAMHRRTAEAGRACIERSFSPGVVAGKMVEVLGKVGLGG; this is encoded by the coding sequence ATGGCCGGACTAGGATGCCGTCTGACCGTGCTTGCGGTGCGGTTGCCGGCGGCCAACGGCGCCGGCATGGCATACTTCGAGGGCGCGCCGATCGACTTCCGTTTCTTCGGTCCTCCGGCGCCGCGGCCGCTGCTCGAACGGAAGCTTCGCAGCCTCTGGCGGAGCGGTTGGGAACTGGCGCAGTCGGATTTCGGCCGGGCGGCGCGCGCGGAGGTGGGACGCAACTACGACGCAATCCTCGCCGAGATGCCGGAGACGGCGCGTGCAGTCGAGGATGACAGTCGCACTCTGCTCTCACTGCATCATTTTCGATTCATGGACCTGGCACGTGCCGGCGACGACAACCGCGACGACCGCCGACGCGAGCGCGTGCAGGCGCGCCGCGCGGAGCTGTCGACCGCCCGCCGGGTCGGCCGCATTCGGGCCACGAGCAGCCGACTCGAAAGGTTCTGTCGCGAGCACGGGGTGCGGGCGCCGATCGACGTGGTGCCGATCTGCGTCGACCCGGCACTGTACGAGCCGGTCTCGCCACCGGCGGTGCCGACGGTGGGGGTCCTCGGGTCGATGTTCTGGGCCCCGAGCCGCAACGCCGCCCGGCACTTCGTCGAGCGGCTGGCGCCGCGCATTCGTGCAGCCGTGCCCGGGGTGCGCTTCGTGGTTGGCGGCTGGCAGGCGCAGCGGTTCGTTGGCCCGTTCGTGCGTGACGCCGACGTCGAGATCCTCGACAGCTTCCCCGATCCGAGAGCCGCATTCGCGCGCCTCAGCGTGCTCCTCTACGCGCCGCCGGTCGGCACCGGGATGAAGGTGAAGGTGCTGGAGGCCATGGCCTTCGGCGTGCCGTGCGTGGTCAACAGCGAAGGCTTCGAAGGACTCGACGCCGATCCGGACCCGGCGGTGCGGCTGGGCGATACGGACGACGATCTGGTCGCCCACACCGTCGAGCTGCTCCGCGACCCTGCGATGCACCGCCGAACTGCGGAGGCTGGCAGGGCGTGCATCGAGCGGAGCTTCTCGCCCGGCGTGGTAGCGGGGAAGATGGTGGAGGTGCTTGGTAAGGTGGGATTGGGGGGCTGA
- a CDS encoding methyltransferase domain-containing protein, with product MNGTSTSRSQPGVWRAVWQDTHLTEEGVRKTIRREQRTLRWRAIRDALVRHFGGVRGLRTIELGAGTGDISLLLAIEGAVTTLLDANDRALDLARFKFGVAGLQPVCVTGDLLALDPELRGRFDVAVSYGTVEHFAGYDRELACRGHVAAVRPGGMVAISVPNAHCFPYRARKWWQETRGTWIWGLEIPYTRRELDRMASRIGLAQWFIHGSSFLRDWDQFLLNPVTARIERYTGFHFERRTPFDPYWGHALTLIGHTRDEQCGSLWR from the coding sequence ATGAACGGGACCTCGACCAGCCGGTCGCAGCCGGGGGTGTGGCGGGCGGTCTGGCAGGACACACACCTGACGGAAGAGGGCGTGCGTAAGACGATCCGGCGCGAGCAGCGTACGCTGCGGTGGCGCGCGATTCGCGATGCCTTGGTGCGCCACTTCGGTGGTGTGCGCGGGTTGCGGACGATCGAGCTGGGCGCGGGAACCGGGGACATCTCGTTGCTGCTCGCCATCGAGGGAGCGGTCACGACCCTGCTCGACGCTAACGATCGCGCCCTGGATCTGGCGCGGTTCAAGTTCGGCGTCGCCGGACTGCAGCCGGTCTGTGTCACCGGAGACTTGCTGGCGCTCGATCCCGAATTGCGCGGGCGGTTCGACGTGGCGGTATCGTACGGGACCGTCGAGCACTTCGCAGGTTACGATCGCGAACTGGCATGCCGTGGCCATGTGGCAGCCGTGCGCCCCGGCGGCATGGTTGCCATCAGCGTTCCCAACGCGCATTGCTTTCCCTATCGCGCCCGCAAGTGGTGGCAGGAAACCCGCGGCACGTGGATCTGGGGGCTGGAGATCCCGTACACGCGGCGCGAGCTGGATCGGATGGCGAGCAGGATCGGCCTGGCGCAATGGTTCATTCACGGCAGTTCGTTCCTGCGCGATTGGGACCAGTTCCTCCTCAACCCGGTCACCGCGCGCATAGAGCGGTACACCGGATTCCATTTCGAGCGCCGCACCCCGTTCGATCCATATTGGGGTCATGCGCTGACGCTGATCGGGCACACGCGGGATGAGCAGTGCGGGTCGTTATGGCGTTAG
- a CDS encoding oligosaccharide flippase family protein: MPDSTRQSLLSAGVLSFAAAIWSILLGLLSVPIMVRGLGLTEYGIYGVAFSVAALGSYLDLGLGWTTAKFVAEADAQRDRPLVGTTIAAASVYHLIVGLVFAAVVIVAAGWISRVVLRFDEMNAATATVVLRFSALSFLCSSVSGVFVNTLRGLRRFSIATALGSGTLTLSVGGAAAMAWLGHGAVGAAAAQCGGVAVGLAAGFLACAALLRKQAGWPAFRRQFSSMLGFSLWSYMTRLFQMLMFQGDKILMARWAGAAALPFYSVPFNFSQRVNVIAGAPAVNAIYPIAAVGRFDRDPFIRQYLAGARMVHVLTAAVAIALLLWGDRFLDAWVGAEMAANGTFFLRILTVGFWLVSVGSFDGSCVEGWNQPRVNCLVSAIATATGLLTAMVLGPWVGSAHAIGIAVSIYLGGAGIGQMVVWQRMARYPISFMLWRVALPVLEMVVIGSAFAFVLDALVKSRLAAFAVLAVLAGVLALYGVLRAFSRDEVRALVSRMVAPLRVAA; the protein is encoded by the coding sequence ATGCCCGACTCCACCCGCCAGTCGCTCCTGAGCGCAGGAGTCCTGTCGTTCGCGGCGGCCATATGGAGCATCCTCCTCGGTCTGTTGAGCGTGCCGATCATGGTGCGCGGGTTGGGTCTGACGGAGTACGGGATCTACGGAGTTGCCTTTTCGGTTGCCGCGCTCGGGTCGTATCTGGATCTCGGCCTCGGGTGGACGACGGCGAAGTTTGTTGCCGAGGCCGACGCACAGCGGGACCGACCGCTCGTTGGTACGACGATAGCCGCGGCCAGCGTGTATCATCTTATTGTCGGCCTCGTCTTCGCGGCGGTCGTGATTGTGGCGGCGGGATGGATAAGCCGCGTGGTGCTCCGGTTCGACGAGATGAATGCGGCCACCGCGACGGTGGTCCTCCGGTTTTCGGCGCTTTCGTTTCTCTGCTCGAGCGTGTCGGGGGTGTTTGTGAACACCCTGCGGGGCCTGCGACGGTTCTCGATTGCGACGGCGCTCGGGTCCGGCACGCTGACGCTCTCGGTCGGCGGTGCCGCCGCCATGGCATGGCTCGGGCACGGCGCTGTCGGTGCAGCGGCGGCGCAGTGCGGCGGTGTCGCTGTCGGGCTCGCCGCCGGGTTCCTGGCCTGTGCGGCGTTGTTGCGTAAGCAGGCGGGTTGGCCGGCGTTCCGGCGGCAGTTCTCCAGTATGTTGGGGTTCTCGCTGTGGAGCTATATGACCCGGCTCTTCCAGATGTTGATGTTCCAGGGTGACAAGATCCTCATGGCGCGCTGGGCGGGTGCGGCAGCGCTGCCGTTCTACAGCGTGCCGTTCAACTTCTCGCAACGGGTAAACGTAATCGCCGGGGCGCCCGCGGTGAACGCGATTTATCCGATAGCCGCGGTCGGTCGGTTCGATCGCGATCCGTTCATCCGCCAGTACCTCGCCGGGGCGCGCATGGTGCACGTGCTCACGGCGGCCGTCGCGATCGCCCTGTTGTTATGGGGCGACCGATTCCTCGATGCGTGGGTTGGAGCCGAGATGGCGGCGAACGGGACGTTCTTTCTGCGCATCCTCACGGTCGGATTCTGGCTCGTGTCGGTCGGTTCGTTCGATGGGAGTTGTGTCGAGGGTTGGAATCAGCCGCGGGTGAACTGCCTGGTGTCGGCGATCGCTACGGCAACGGGTCTGTTGACGGCGATGGTTCTCGGACCCTGGGTGGGTTCGGCGCACGCGATCGGAATCGCGGTGAGCATTTACCTGGGTGGTGCCGGTATCGGACAAATGGTCGTCTGGCAGCGCATGGCGAGGTACCCGATTTCGTTCATGCTGTGGCGAGTCGCTCTCCCGGTTCTCGAGATGGTCGTCATCGGTAGTGCGTTTGCGTTCGTACTCGATGCGCTCGTGAAGTCGCGTCTGGCGGCGTTCGCCGTCCTCGCCGTACTGGCCGGCGTTCTCGCGTTGTATGGGGTCTTACGAGCGTTTTCGCGGGACGAAGTCCGGGCACTCGTCAGCAGGATGGTTGCACCGCTGCGGGTGGCTGCATGA
- a CDS encoding glycosyltransferase family 4 protein: MSMRIGFDANVLQSNETRGLVRYTANLLRALSGLPDLDLVLFARKPVLPEHLAGVRARVVVFDASRELMWYDWALPRRLSRERIDVFHAPADRGLPVWSPCPLVVTVHDSYERTHWRTLFPGRKRVAWYWKNELINRWCADAVLTVSDTTRETLVRLGVAPARRVHRVHLAPSEEFSAEPAAGDVATRQRYEVNAPYLLFVGGYDPRKNVVGLIEAFSRAELPDRQLVVVGLHRYGYADLVRRWRDHPCFPKLRLIEAQTADLPALYRGAELFVNPSVWESFSLPLVEAMACGTPILAARRTAIPEIAGDAAMYFDPDDPVALARLMERAAADAGLRADLRSRGFARVRQFSWRRTAEETLQVYEQVLARSRRTWRARSAAARSAATTAAVRRCPTPPASRS, from the coding sequence ATGTCAATGAGAATTGGCTTCGACGCGAACGTACTTCAGTCGAACGAGACCCGCGGGCTGGTTCGCTACACAGCCAATTTGCTGCGTGCGTTGTCCGGGTTGCCCGACCTCGACCTGGTGTTGTTCGCCCGGAAACCGGTCCTTCCGGAGCACCTCGCGGGGGTGCGAGCCCGTGTCGTCGTCTTCGACGCGTCGCGGGAACTCATGTGGTACGACTGGGCCCTGCCCCGGCGGCTGAGCCGCGAGAGGATCGATGTCTTCCACGCCCCCGCTGATCGTGGTCTGCCGGTCTGGTCGCCGTGTCCGCTCGTGGTCACGGTCCATGACTCCTACGAGCGTACGCACTGGCGGACGTTGTTTCCGGGACGAAAACGCGTGGCGTGGTACTGGAAGAACGAATTGATCAATCGCTGGTGTGCGGACGCGGTGCTGACGGTGTCGGATACGACGCGGGAGACGCTGGTGCGGTTAGGGGTGGCGCCGGCAAGACGTGTGCATCGGGTACATCTGGCTCCATCCGAGGAGTTCTCGGCCGAGCCCGCCGCCGGGGATGTTGCGACGCGGCAGCGGTACGAGGTGAATGCCCCCTACCTTCTGTTCGTTGGCGGGTACGATCCGCGCAAGAACGTCGTCGGACTGATCGAGGCGTTTTCGCGCGCCGAGCTTCCCGATCGCCAGTTGGTGGTCGTGGGCTTGCACCGCTACGGATACGCCGATCTGGTTCGCCGCTGGCGAGACCACCCCTGCTTTCCGAAGCTACGGTTGATCGAGGCGCAAACGGCAGACCTGCCGGCGCTCTACCGTGGCGCCGAGTTGTTCGTGAACCCTTCCGTGTGGGAGTCGTTCAGTCTGCCGTTGGTCGAGGCGATGGCGTGCGGTACGCCCATTCTCGCCGCGCGACGAACGGCAATTCCCGAGATTGCCGGCGACGCGGCGATGTACTTCGATCCCGACGATCCGGTTGCGCTGGCGCGTTTGATGGAGCGGGCGGCAGCGGACGCTGGCCTGCGCGCCGACCTGCGATCGCGGGGCTTTGCGCGGGTCCGGCAGTTCTCGTGGCGGCGAACTGCGGAAGAGACGTTGCAAGTTTATGAACAGGTGCTGGCGCGTTCACGACGGACCTGGCGCGCGCGGTCGGCCGCGGCACGCTCCGCCGCCACGACCGCTGCGGTTCGCAGATGCCCGACTCCACCCGCCAGTCGCTCCTGA
- a CDS encoding class I SAM-dependent methyltransferase, with protein MIDVGAYPGHLAALLSQHDRARVVALTLVTSAEFETHMQRLGVTVATCDVERQPFPAGDGAADVVVCCELIEHLDGDVSHMLREARRVVRGDGLLMLTTPNHASMANRWALLRGRSVYPRLDDPDYPFYAGAGVRNPMRHVREFTAAELTQLLGDAGFGRIEVTTASPPLSDGRGLSWRGFVATRMLHGLESLVANAGNLLLVVARP; from the coding sequence GTGATCGACGTCGGTGCGTATCCCGGGCATCTCGCGGCTCTCCTCAGCCAACACGACCGGGCCCGCGTCGTCGCCCTGACACTCGTTACCAGTGCCGAGTTCGAGACGCATATGCAGCGGCTCGGCGTGACGGTGGCCACATGCGACGTCGAACGGCAACCGTTCCCGGCGGGCGACGGTGCCGCCGACGTTGTTGTCTGCTGCGAGCTGATCGAACACCTCGACGGGGACGTGTCGCACATGTTGCGCGAGGCGAGGCGGGTGGTGCGCGGCGACGGCTTGTTGATGTTGACCACGCCGAACCACGCTTCGATGGCAAACCGTTGGGCGCTGCTGCGGGGCCGCTCCGTGTATCCTCGCCTCGACGACCCCGACTATCCGTTCTACGCCGGCGCCGGGGTCCGCAACCCGATGCGGCACGTGCGGGAGTTTACCGCGGCCGAGCTGACACAGTTGCTCGGGGACGCCGGCTTCGGCCGGATCGAGGTGACCACGGCGTCCCCGCCGTTGAGCGACGGCAGAGGCCTGTCGTGGCGCGGTTTCGTTGCGACCCGCATGCTGCACGGGTTGGAAAGCCTTGTCGCCAACGCCGGGAACCTGTTGCTGGTCGTGGCCAGGCCGTGA
- a CDS encoding class I SAM-dependent methyltransferase: MNPTTSQRAAPASSPTPHFATYWQRMQLRERAMAIPAPCVYWQRRPDFNQVEELVWRRARTVDRILDFGAGDQSLRKKFLAAGYSGSYETFDASPEFETTWKHPDEIAGQFGAVFCFEVIEHMPLEAGLLLRERLLSWVAPGGWLFLSTPNPACILSPFSGDETHVHLYPLHDLLTWALVSGLEPEARRYKLLPERLTPLRHVKLFTQRVLCYLIGADRADGLLIMARRPPSS; this comes from the coding sequence ATGAATCCTACAACCTCCCAACGAGCCGCACCGGCGTCGTCCCCGACGCCGCACTTCGCGACCTACTGGCAGCGCATGCAGTTGCGCGAGCGTGCGATGGCCATACCGGCGCCCTGCGTGTACTGGCAGCGGCGGCCGGATTTCAATCAGGTCGAGGAACTGGTGTGGCGCCGCGCGCGGACCGTGGACCGCATCCTCGACTTCGGCGCCGGCGACCAGTCGCTGCGCAAGAAGTTTCTCGCCGCGGGGTACAGCGGCAGTTACGAAACGTTCGATGCGTCGCCGGAGTTCGAGACGACCTGGAAGCATCCCGACGAGATCGCCGGGCAATTCGGCGCTGTCTTCTGTTTCGAAGTCATCGAGCACATGCCGTTGGAGGCCGGGTTGCTGCTGCGGGAACGACTGCTTTCCTGGGTCGCTCCCGGCGGGTGGCTGTTCTTGAGCACTCCAAATCCAGCGTGCATCCTTTCTCCGTTCAGCGGCGACGAGACGCACGTGCACCTGTACCCCCTGCACGACCTCCTCACGTGGGCGCTCGTTTCGGGATTGGAGCCGGAGGCCCGGCGCTACAAGCTGCTTCCGGAGCGGTTAACGCCGCTCCGACACGTTAAGCTCTTTACGCAACGGGTTCTCTGTTATCTCATCGGGGCCGATCGGGCCGACGGTTTGTTGATCATGGCGCGGCGACCGCCGAGTTCGTGA
- a CDS encoding DUF5615 family PIN-like protein, translating into MRLLFDQNLSPRLVSALADLYAGSKHVRHVGLQDADDAMVWAYAAEHGFVIVSKDSDFHQRSFLFGHPPKVVWIRLGNCTTSMVEEALRNRSSDLEAFASDEESSFLVVGG; encoded by the coding sequence GTGAGGTTGCTGTTCGACCAGAACCTGTCGCCGCGTCTTGTGTCTGCGCTTGCGGACCTGTATGCCGGCTCGAAGCACGTGCGGCACGTCGGCCTGCAGGATGCAGACGACGCGATGGTGTGGGCGTACGCGGCGGAGCACGGCTTCGTCATCGTCTCCAAGGACTCGGACTTTCACCAACGCAGCTTTCTGTTCGGCCATCCGCCGAAAGTGGTGTGGATTCGGCTGGGTAACTGCACGACCAGCATGGTGGAAGAAGCGTTGAGGAACCGTTCCAGCGATCTGGAGGCGTTCGCCAGTGACGAGGAGTCCTCGTTTCTGGTGGTGGGAGGCTGA
- a CDS encoding DUF433 domain-containing protein, translating into MDYRDRITIEPGKRGGKPCIRGLRITVYDVLDYLAAGMSVDEVLADFPDLTRDDIRACLAFAADRERRLAAVPPL; encoded by the coding sequence ATGGACTATCGTGATCGGATTACGATCGAGCCGGGCAAGCGCGGCGGCAAGCCGTGCATTCGCGGTCTCCGGATCACGGTGTACGACGTCCTGGACTATCTTGCGGCGGGGATGTCGGTGGACGAAGTGCTGGCCGACTTTCCGGATCTCACCCGCGATGACATTCGAGCGTGCTTGGCGTTCGCGGCCGATCGTGAGCGGCGCCTCGCGGCCGTGCCGCCGCTGTGA